Proteins encoded within one genomic window of Synechococcus sp. PCC 7335:
- a CDS encoding DUF423 domain-containing protein: MNSHWEDLNFLLVVGTVGFMAGLFVAIASILGVLSVAGGAFGAHALKGTLTDTALSSFETGVRYQMYHAIALLIIALLISQNPDLKELVAAGWCFVAGVVLFSGSLYGLSLLGIKALGPITPLGGLAFIIGWISLAIAGGKLA, encoded by the coding sequence GTGAACAGTCATTGGGAAGATCTGAATTTCTTGCTTGTTGTTGGTACGGTTGGATTTATGGCTGGTTTATTTGTTGCGATCGCGTCTATTCTTGGTGTCCTTTCTGTTGCGGGTGGGGCTTTTGGTGCCCATGCCCTTAAAGGAACGCTAACGGACACTGCGCTAAGCAGCTTTGAGACGGGGGTGCGCTACCAGATGTACCATGCGATCGCGCTTTTAATCATTGCCCTGTTGATCAGCCAAAATCCAGACCTCAAAGAGCTGGTTGCCGCTGGCTGGTGCTTTGTTGCTGGTGTCGTTCTCTTTTCAGGTAGTTTGTATGGGCTAAGCTTACTCGGTATCAAAGCACTCGGGCCGATTACTCCATTAGGTGGTTTAGCCTTTATTATTGGCTGGATCAGTTTGGCCATCGCTGGAGGAAAGCTAGCTTGA
- the egtC gene encoding ergothioneine biosynthesis protein EgtC, whose product MCRILGYLGPQISLDQLVLNPIHSMLVQSYQPKELKSAVLNGDGFGLGWHGQTVDGRTLESDPFVYRNILPMWNDRSLEDLCRYIRASSFVVNLRSATNKMPVDISNCQPFQYKQMLFVHNGLIENFFESLQRPIREKLCDYAYQSIQGLTDSEHIFALLVHYLEMQPGIDIAEAMHQTIKTLVSMANDAGVRIAANIILSTPDRLIALRYDNQKKAPSLYLLKNSKRFPHSIILSSEGLFEDGWKEYNQSELVSIDSELTVKSYATID is encoded by the coding sequence ATGTGCCGAATTCTAGGATATCTAGGTCCACAAATTTCTCTTGATCAGCTGGTACTAAATCCCATTCACTCTATGCTGGTACAGAGCTATCAGCCAAAGGAACTCAAGAGCGCTGTGCTCAACGGAGACGGCTTTGGGTTAGGCTGGCACGGTCAAACTGTAGACGGTCGAACCCTAGAGAGCGATCCTTTTGTCTATCGCAATATCCTACCGATGTGGAACGATCGCAGTTTAGAGGATCTGTGTCGCTATATTCGAGCTAGCAGCTTTGTGGTCAACTTGCGTAGCGCCACAAACAAGATGCCTGTGGATATCAGCAATTGTCAGCCCTTTCAGTACAAACAAATGCTGTTTGTGCACAATGGCCTAATCGAGAACTTTTTTGAATCGCTGCAGCGTCCTATCCGAGAAAAGCTATGTGATTATGCGTACCAGTCGATTCAAGGCCTCACTGATTCAGAGCACATCTTTGCTCTGCTAGTTCACTACCTAGAAATGCAACCTGGCATAGATATTGCGGAAGCCATGCATCAGACAATAAAGACATTGGTGAGCATGGCAAACGATGCCGGCGTTAGAATCGCTGCCAATATCATTCTGTCGACGCCTGATCGCCTGATTGCGCTTAGATATGACAACCAGAAAAAAGCGCCTTCCCTCTACCTACTAAAAAATTCAAAACGCTTTCCTCATTCCATCATCCTTAGCTCGGAAGGACTCTTTGAAGACGGCTGGAAGGAGTATAACCAAAGTGAACTCGTTAGTATAGATAGCGAGCTAACCGTTAAAAGCTATGCGACTATCGACTAG
- the bchM gene encoding magnesium protoporphyrin IX methyltransferase: MTNSTIDDKAVVREYFNATGFERWQRIYGDGEVNKVQANIRTGHQKTIDNVLEWFAEDEHLSQITVCDAGCGVGSLSIPLAKMGAKVFASDISEKMVEEAKVRSQAALGDELTPERMPEFETKDLEAITGTYHTVVCLDVLIHYPQEKADSMIEHLSSLASDRILISFAPKTCFYATLKKVGDFFPGPSKATRAYLHRESDVAKALERNGWKIERRSLNKAPFYFSRLLEATRVDAA, from the coding sequence ATGACCAATTCTACGATCGATGATAAGGCAGTTGTTCGCGAGTATTTTAACGCAACCGGCTTTGAGCGCTGGCAGCGTATCTATGGCGACGGCGAAGTCAACAAGGTGCAGGCAAATATCCGCACGGGGCATCAGAAGACTATTGATAATGTGCTCGAATGGTTTGCAGAAGATGAGCACTTGTCTCAAATCACAGTATGCGATGCCGGCTGTGGGGTAGGCAGCTTGAGTATTCCGCTAGCGAAGATGGGTGCGAAAGTGTTTGCTAGCGATATTTCTGAAAAAATGGTGGAAGAGGCTAAGGTGCGATCGCAAGCAGCCCTAGGTGATGAGCTCACGCCAGAAAGGATGCCAGAATTTGAGACTAAAGATTTAGAGGCAATTACAGGTACTTATCACACCGTAGTTTGCCTAGATGTATTGATTCACTATCCTCAAGAGAAGGCTGATAGCATGATTGAGCATCTTAGTTCACTGGCAAGTGATCGCATTTTGATCAGTTTTGCACCTAAGACTTGCTTCTATGCCACCTTAAAGAAGGTGGGCGATTTCTTCCCAGGTCCTAGCAAGGCAACTCGGGCCTATCTACACCGAGAGTCTGACGTAGCCAAAGCGCTAGAGAGAAATGGCTGGAAAATTGAGCGGCGATCGCTTAACAAGGCGCCATTTTACTTTTCTAGGTTGTTGGAAGCAACTCGAGTCGACGCTGCGTGA
- a CDS encoding ubiquitin carboxyl-terminal hydrolase 14, with translation MPQTACTHTDQIETVEPSAKGCEECLKMGDTWIHLRLCRSCGHVGCCDSSKNKHASKHFGQTNHPIVQSFEPGEDWLWCYIDNTYVEA, from the coding sequence ATGCCCCAGACCGCTTGTACTCATACCGATCAAATCGAAACAGTTGAGCCTAGTGCTAAAGGCTGTGAAGAATGCCTTAAGATGGGTGACACTTGGATTCACCTGCGGCTATGTCGAAGTTGTGGTCATGTAGGCTGCTGCGATTCTTCTAAGAACAAACATGCCAGCAAGCACTTTGGCCAAACAAATCACCCCATCGTTCAGTCTTTTGAACCAGGTGAGGATTGGCTGTGGTGCTATATCGATAACACCTACGTCGAAGCCTGA
- a CDS encoding alpha/beta hydrolase: protein MTSTRLPPQGTFLGANNLQLFYQSWYPLPVRKDSSQSAVEGDLDVFDLQEDSADFPGSDIQAPTDIKGVLAIVHGLGEHSGRYCQIVSGLTAAGYAVFGFDNQGHGKSEGQRGHIDRWQDYRENTQAFLSLIRQQEPTAPLFLMGHSLGGLIVLDYVLRSSNSAAFQTLNVQGLIVSAPPFQPTIGTASRRRMVLARLLSRLLPRFSLNMGLNQGGLSRDPSVADQAAEDPLTHSSVTLRWGSETLSTLAWVKDHIDQLTLPLLLTHGEADPIISPSGSKMIFQQVNSRDKTLKIYPGSYHEPHNDLDANTVVSDLLRWIEESLAR, encoded by the coding sequence ATGACCTCCACGCGACTCCCTCCTCAAGGCACCTTTTTGGGCGCAAATAATCTGCAGCTTTTCTATCAAAGCTGGTATCCATTACCCGTTCGTAAGGATTCTAGCCAAAGCGCTGTTGAGGGCGATCTTGACGTGTTTGATCTGCAAGAGGATAGTGCTGACTTTCCTGGGTCCGATATTCAAGCACCTACTGATATTAAAGGCGTTCTAGCGATTGTGCATGGCCTGGGTGAGCATTCTGGGCGCTATTGCCAAATTGTTAGTGGTCTTACAGCCGCGGGATATGCCGTCTTTGGCTTCGATAATCAAGGTCATGGTAAGTCCGAAGGTCAGCGGGGTCATATCGACCGTTGGCAAGACTATCGTGAGAATACGCAGGCCTTCCTATCGTTGATTCGTCAGCAAGAGCCGACTGCTCCTCTGTTTTTGATGGGCCATAGCTTGGGTGGTCTCATCGTGCTCGACTATGTTCTGCGCAGTTCCAATTCGGCTGCGTTTCAAACATTGAACGTGCAAGGGCTGATTGTTAGCGCACCACCGTTTCAGCCCACGATAGGGACAGCTAGCCGACGACGCATGGTCTTAGCTCGGTTGCTCTCCAGGCTACTTCCTAGGTTTAGTCTTAACATGGGGCTGAATCAGGGAGGGCTTTCTCGCGATCCCTCCGTTGCTGACCAAGCGGCTGAAGATCCGCTGACACATTCGTCTGTTACTTTACGTTGGGGTAGCGAAACACTTAGCACGCTTGCTTGGGTGAAAGATCATATCGATCAGCTCACGCTGCCGTTACTGCTAACGCACGGGGAAGCGGATCCAATTATTTCTCCTTCTGGTAGCAAAATGATCTTTCAGCAAGTCAACAGTCGTGACAAAACGCTAAAGATCTATCCAGGCAGCTACCATGAGCCACACAATGATCTAGATGCCAATACAGTTGTCTCTGATTTACTACGGTGGATAGAAGAGAGTTTAGCTAGGTAG
- a CDS encoding glycerol-3-phosphate acyltransferase, with translation MAQVLGALLIFTLVPLLGALPLTGWIVRAFTGKNLRQLGTGNISVSAAFYHGGTLVGVLAVLAEAFKGIFSILLARYFFGGDAVWPIISLMFIVMGRYWGSQGAGTTNVAWGFFVYDPVVAGLTFLISLISFTLLRMRDQGKLFVLVLMPVLTALRHPTDGMRILVVACLSGLVAWIYSKIPNDLDLIAANSAGESRRMFRFFQGDRALPTLSQPLEASKVGPKAATLSQLHALGYPVPPGYVLPAGDDPAALIKAVFPNPNLTTTNPTASTTATNLSVGSRQPASERGITVVARSSATGEDSLNASAAGQYVSVTEITSPQALERAITVCLNAYNAPSAIRYRQDRNLPEGRMNVLVQPHIFGTYSGVAFSRDPVTHIGDTVVVEALPGDASRVVSGQITPERYQVNVGELPEDADWHLPEETTLPVEGHGQVPNRLIQRVAYLARHLEDSFHGIPQDIEWTFDGQQLWVLQSRPVTTLIPIWTRKIAAEVIPGAIRPLTWSINRPLTCGVWGDLFTTVLKRRAEGIDFSQTATLHYARAYFNATLLGDIFTRMGLPPDSLEFLTRGAKFQRPPLMTTLQNLPGLLRLAAQENGLPSQFAKADSEDFSPALARWQDQPAGELTESAVVERIEEILALLKQATYYNILAPLSVALRQAILKVDLASLDSSKNPEVRALEEIKQMAVQLRSHLSELGLKSPITSDLQTPNSSASLFAALAEHPDGHLVFDQIDRFLDRYGYLSEVATDIAVPTWRESPQPVRELLTQYLLNPKASQLNTGIAQQSSSTQRSKSVKSTWKSRQVQTRLDLKGRVAEVYDRLLATLRSCFVELESRWLSADYLESQGDLFFLTWSDIRTQITNPLPAAELRLKIHLEKARWESQKEQRVPYLIYGQTANTPLVNTNVVPASAGVLKGIGASAGQAEGNVHVLETLSGDITKIDTQTILVVPYTDAGWSPLLARIGGLIAEVGGQLSHGAIIAREYGIPAVMNVNDATQKLTTGQRVRIDGQNGTVEIL, from the coding sequence ATGGCTCAAGTTCTTGGCGCTCTCTTGATCTTTACGCTTGTCCCCTTGCTTGGTGCTCTCCCGCTGACAGGGTGGATTGTGCGTGCTTTCACCGGTAAAAACCTTCGCCAGCTTGGCACGGGTAACATCAGCGTTTCTGCCGCTTTCTATCACGGTGGCACTCTAGTAGGCGTTTTAGCTGTCTTGGCTGAAGCCTTTAAAGGAATCTTCTCTATCCTATTGGCTCGCTATTTTTTTGGCGGTGACGCTGTTTGGCCAATTATTTCGCTGATGTTTATTGTGATGGGCCGCTATTGGGGTAGTCAGGGGGCCGGGACAACTAATGTCGCTTGGGGATTTTTTGTTTACGATCCGGTCGTGGCGGGACTGACCTTCCTAATTAGTCTCATCAGCTTTACGCTGCTGCGAATGCGCGACCAAGGCAAATTGTTTGTGCTGGTGCTGATGCCTGTGCTGACCGCATTGCGTCATCCCACCGACGGCATGCGAATCCTGGTTGTGGCTTGTCTGTCTGGTCTAGTCGCCTGGATTTACAGCAAAATTCCCAACGATTTGGATTTAATTGCTGCTAACAGTGCTGGAGAATCTCGCCGAATGTTTCGTTTTTTTCAAGGCGATCGCGCCCTCCCTACGCTTAGTCAACCCCTAGAAGCTAGCAAGGTTGGCCCCAAAGCCGCCACCCTCTCTCAACTGCATGCTCTGGGCTATCCTGTCCCGCCTGGGTATGTCTTACCCGCTGGCGACGATCCCGCCGCTTTAATCAAGGCTGTCTTCCCCAACCCCAATCTCACGACTACCAATCCCACTGCTAGTACCACAGCAACTAATCTCTCAGTCGGCAGTCGCCAACCCGCGAGCGAGCGAGGCATCACTGTCGTTGCCCGATCGTCTGCCACAGGTGAAGATAGCCTTAATGCCTCTGCGGCGGGTCAATATGTTTCAGTTACCGAGATCACCAGTCCTCAAGCGTTAGAGCGAGCTATCACTGTTTGTCTTAACGCTTACAACGCCCCTTCTGCCATCCGCTACCGTCAGGACCGAAATTTACCAGAGGGCCGCATGAATGTTCTGGTTCAGCCGCATATCTTCGGTACCTATTCTGGTGTTGCTTTTAGCCGCGATCCGGTGACGCACATTGGCGATACCGTTGTTGTTGAAGCCTTGCCGGGTGATGCTAGCCGAGTGGTCTCAGGTCAAATTACACCTGAACGCTATCAGGTCAACGTTGGCGAACTACCTGAAGATGCTGACTGGCATTTGCCTGAAGAGACTACTCTGCCGGTAGAAGGTCATGGTCAAGTTCCTAACCGCCTGATCCAACGGGTTGCCTACTTAGCCAGGCACCTAGAAGATAGCTTTCATGGCATTCCACAAGATATTGAATGGACCTTTGACGGTCAGCAGCTATGGGTGTTGCAGAGCCGCCCGGTGACGACGCTGATACCTATTTGGACGCGTAAGATTGCCGCCGAAGTTATTCCAGGTGCGATTCGTCCACTGACTTGGTCTATCAATCGTCCGCTTACCTGTGGTGTCTGGGGCGATCTGTTTACAACCGTACTCAAACGCCGGGCTGAGGGCATTGACTTTTCTCAGACCGCTACCTTGCACTATGCCCGCGCCTATTTCAATGCTACGCTGCTCGGCGATATCTTCACTCGTATGGGTTTACCCCCTGACAGTCTAGAATTTCTCACGCGAGGGGCTAAGTTTCAGCGCCCACCGTTGATGACTACCTTGCAGAACCTGCCTGGATTGCTCAGACTGGCCGCTCAAGAGAACGGCCTACCCAGTCAGTTCGCCAAGGCTGATAGTGAAGACTTTTCTCCTGCACTAGCGCGTTGGCAAGATCAGCCAGCCGGTGAGTTGACCGAGTCGGCTGTGGTAGAACGAATCGAGGAAATTCTAGCGCTGCTAAAGCAGGCCACCTACTACAATATTCTGGCTCCTTTAAGTGTGGCACTAAGACAGGCCATACTCAAAGTAGATCTAGCCTCACTAGATAGCAGCAAAAATCCTGAGGTGAGAGCGCTTGAAGAGATTAAGCAGATGGCTGTGCAGTTGCGATCGCATCTCTCTGAACTCGGTCTCAAATCTCCTATCACTTCAGATTTGCAAACGCCCAACAGCAGTGCCTCTCTATTTGCAGCGCTAGCTGAGCATCCTGATGGCCATCTGGTTTTCGATCAGATTGATCGCTTCCTCGATCGATACGGCTACCTCAGCGAAGTTGCTACCGATATTGCCGTTCCTACTTGGCGCGAGTCTCCTCAGCCTGTCCGAGAGCTGCTCACCCAATACCTTCTTAACCCCAAGGCTAGCCAGCTAAATACCGGCATAGCCCAGCAGTCTTCGAGCACTCAGCGATCTAAATCGGTCAAATCTACCTGGAAATCAAGACAGGTTCAAACGCGCCTAGACTTAAAAGGGCGCGTCGCAGAAGTCTACGACCGTTTGCTAGCGACCCTGCGTAGCTGCTTCGTTGAGCTTGAAAGTCGTTGGCTATCCGCCGACTATTTAGAGTCTCAAGGTGATCTCTTCTTTCTCACTTGGTCAGATATCCGTACACAGATCACTAACCCGCTTCCTGCCGCTGAGCTTCGACTGAAGATCCATCTGGAGAAAGCCCGGTGGGAAAGCCAAAAAGAGCAGCGGGTTCCCTACTTGATCTATGGTCAAACGGCTAACACGCCTCTGGTAAATACTAATGTAGTCCCCGCTTCGGCTGGTGTGCTTAAAGGTATTGGCGCTAGTGCTGGCCAGGCTGAAGGCAACGTTCACGTGCTTGAGACCCTCTCAGGGGACATCACCAAGATTGACACCCAAACTATTTTAGTGGTGCCATATACGGATGCTGGCTGGTCGCCACTACTTGCTCGTATTGGTGGGCTAATTGCAGAAGTGGGTGGTCAGCTCTCCCACGGTGCCATTATTGCTAGAGAATATGGTATACCCGCCGTCATGAATGTGAACGATGCTACTCAAAAGCTCACTACTGGCCAGCGCGTTCGCATTGACGGTCAAAATGGCACTGTAGAGATTTTGTGA
- a CDS encoding DUF6816 family protein, translating into MNPTRHKLRKRVQRNLVLFGLLAFVWLMCSGNAAGESLTERQQAFPDWTSKPTVQASDGDLVYPKWMVGTWRMSSTLISMVAPLAPEIVTPGFEGNRQFLHKAIPALVRFVPRVVSKGGFLGRSLPAYIEDADEKDIEIISDRAFNGLSLARAYLGDDWVKAVKVDPNDPNRQITFLKDDRQLISTVTGRQVEMPNLGTFATTEIFQQFFRNPGRSFSVSDDTPTVYLNEVENTTVYRKRGDANFPIVADQITAIYLSPQDPDYFKAKGQPVALYRYQLSFSPVQASAAFDVDS; encoded by the coding sequence ATGAATCCGACTAGACATAAGCTACGTAAGCGTGTCCAACGTAATCTGGTCTTGTTTGGTCTGCTTGCCTTTGTCTGGCTGATGTGTAGCGGCAACGCGGCAGGGGAAAGCCTCACCGAGCGTCAACAGGCTTTTCCAGACTGGACTAGCAAACCGACTGTGCAAGCATCTGATGGAGATCTCGTTTATCCGAAGTGGATGGTAGGGACCTGGCGGATGAGTTCTACACTAATCAGCATGGTAGCTCCACTAGCGCCTGAGATCGTAACGCCAGGATTTGAAGGGAATCGCCAATTTCTACACAAAGCCATTCCAGCCTTAGTTCGGTTTGTACCTAGGGTAGTCTCTAAAGGAGGCTTCCTAGGAAGATCGCTACCTGCGTATATAGAAGACGCTGATGAGAAGGATATCGAGATTATCTCTGATCGCGCTTTCAACGGACTCAGTTTAGCCCGGGCCTATTTAGGTGATGACTGGGTAAAAGCAGTAAAGGTTGACCCGAACGATCCCAATCGGCAGATCACTTTCTTGAAAGACGATCGGCAGCTAATTTCTACAGTGACAGGTCGACAGGTCGAAATGCCTAACCTGGGAACTTTTGCCACCACTGAGATCTTTCAGCAGTTCTTTCGTAATCCTGGGCGATCCTTCTCCGTTAGTGACGACACCCCCACTGTATATTTGAACGAAGTAGAAAACACCACAGTTTACCGAAAGCGCGGCGATGCAAACTTTCCAATTGTGGCCGATCAGATTACGGCAATCTATCTTTCGCCGCAAGACCCTGATTACTTTAAGGCAAAAGGTCAGCCCGTAGCACTTTATCGATATCAACTTTCTTTTAGCCCAGTTCAAGCGAGTGCCGCTTTTGATGTAGATAGCTAG
- a CDS encoding SUMF1/EgtB/PvdO family nonheme iron enzyme produces MHYLPLFCPAPSSLTHSLQSALQDCRRQTLDLVQGITCKAFRTQSHPDFSPVGWHLGHIAYTESLWIAEYLAGSTKPFSQYERLFAADGLPKSERQNLPELYEILAYLQTVRSQTLDYLNNSNLEDSRLWHWLIQHESQHAETIVMVLAMHQQNFGAFIYPTVRPVSSTESNRMVYVPAGSATVGSDAPEAIDNERPAHLVSTGDYWIDCAPVICKQYREFVEDGGYHQAKWWNEAGWRWLKSARVDRPLYWPDDTLLDSPSSYKALSDQRNWDNYPVCGVSWYEADAYARYRGKRLPTESEWEKAITLKPERIHTTTGATTDPTTGSTTGLTTDLNPTDYRGTAYTGNFESGSVWEWTDTWFSGYVGFQPFPYKGYSQIYFDREHRVLKGGSWATPRWVKRPSFRNWYHPHRREIFSGFRCVSS; encoded by the coding sequence TTGCACTATTTACCTCTCTTCTGCCCGGCTCCAAGTTCGCTTACCCATTCTCTCCAATCTGCACTTCAAGACTGTCGTCGCCAAACGCTAGATCTAGTCCAAGGCATCACCTGTAAAGCTTTTCGCACTCAATCACATCCCGATTTTAGTCCGGTTGGCTGGCATCTAGGACATATTGCCTATACAGAGTCTTTGTGGATTGCAGAATACCTAGCTGGTTCGACCAAACCGTTTTCGCAGTATGAGCGTCTGTTTGCGGCAGATGGACTGCCAAAGTCGGAACGCCAGAATCTACCCGAATTATATGAGATTTTGGCTTATCTCCAGACGGTGCGATCGCAAACACTCGACTATCTAAACAACAGCAATCTCGAAGATAGTCGTCTTTGGCACTGGCTAATTCAACACGAAAGTCAGCATGCAGAAACGATCGTGATGGTGCTAGCGATGCATCAGCAAAACTTCGGAGCGTTTATTTATCCGACAGTTCGACCAGTTTCTTCTACTGAAAGTAACCGCATGGTTTATGTCCCAGCGGGTAGTGCAACTGTGGGCTCTGATGCGCCAGAGGCTATTGATAATGAGCGTCCGGCACATTTAGTTTCGACAGGGGATTATTGGATTGATTGTGCCCCTGTGATCTGTAAACAGTACCGAGAGTTTGTAGAAGATGGTGGATATCACCAGGCAAAGTGGTGGAATGAAGCCGGCTGGAGGTGGCTAAAGTCCGCACGGGTAGATAGACCGCTCTATTGGCCAGATGACACTCTACTCGATAGCCCTTCATCATATAAAGCACTGTCGGATCAAAGAAACTGGGATAATTATCCAGTTTGCGGCGTAAGTTGGTATGAAGCCGATGCTTATGCAAGGTACAGAGGCAAACGGCTACCGACAGAATCTGAATGGGAGAAGGCAATCACCCTTAAGCCTGAACGCATCCACACGACTACTGGCGCGACTACTGACCCGACTACTGGCTCAACTACCGGCCTGACTACAGACCTAAATCCTACAGACTATAGGGGAACAGCTTATACAGGCAACTTTGAGTCAGGCAGCGTTTGGGAATGGACAGACACCTGGTTCTCAGGTTATGTAGGATTTCAGCCTTTTCCTTACAAGGGCTATTCACAAATTTACTTTGATAGAGAGCATCGGGTATTGAAAGGGGGAAGCTGGGCTACGCCAAGATGGGTGAAGCGGCCTAGCTTTCGTAACTGGTATCATCCCCACCGGCGGGAAATATTTTCAGGTTTTCGCTGCGTGAGCTCATAG
- the egtD gene encoding L-histidine N(alpha)-methyltransferase has product MSKDEQKDGQRVKIVNLLDSKDTGKLGQDVVAGLCAHPRYLPPKYFYDERGSQLFEQICELPEYYPTRTETAILQTYGSAIAQATGPCEIVELGSGSSTKTRILLDAYQKASYPLRYLPVDVSDTMLRETADKLLQEYSGLSIYAISSTYESALKALPKKQFPARMIAFIGSTIGNLLPEECDRFLSRISETLEVSDYFLLGVDLQKEISVLESAYNDSQGITAAFNLNMLRHLNQKFEGNFDLSKFLHIAHYNKQANQIEMYLESMAAQTVRLETLELTVAFENGDRILSEISRKFDLEEMTRILASHQLNVIETFSDPRQWFGLLLCQRCR; this is encoded by the coding sequence ATGTCAAAAGATGAACAGAAAGATGGGCAGAGGGTAAAGATAGTCAACCTTTTGGATTCTAAGGACACAGGAAAATTAGGCCAAGATGTAGTCGCTGGGCTCTGCGCGCATCCAAGATATCTACCGCCCAAGTACTTCTATGATGAGAGAGGTTCACAGCTATTTGAACAGATTTGCGAGCTGCCAGAATACTATCCGACGCGGACGGAAACCGCTATTTTACAGACGTATGGGAGCGCGATCGCTCAGGCTACTGGCCCCTGTGAGATTGTTGAACTTGGCAGCGGCAGCTCTACGAAAACTCGCATCTTGCTAGATGCCTATCAGAAAGCTAGCTACCCGCTACGCTATTTACCTGTTGATGTTAGCGATACGATGCTGCGTGAAACGGCTGATAAGTTGTTACAAGAATATTCTGGGCTATCAATTTACGCTATCTCTAGCACCTACGAATCTGCGCTTAAAGCTTTGCCGAAGAAACAGTTCCCCGCTCGGATGATTGCGTTTATTGGTAGTACCATCGGTAACCTTTTACCAGAAGAGTGCGATAGGTTTTTATCCCGCATCAGCGAAACTTTAGAAGTTAGCGATTACTTTCTACTAGGAGTAGATCTGCAAAAGGAGATCTCTGTTCTAGAGTCTGCCTATAACGATAGTCAAGGTATCACTGCAGCCTTTAATCTAAACATGCTGCGACATCTTAATCAAAAATTTGAAGGAAACTTTGATCTAAGCAAGTTCTTGCACATTGCCCACTACAACAAACAAGCAAATCAGATTGAGATGTATTTAGAGAGTATGGCGGCGCAGACAGTGAGACTAGAGACATTAGAACTAACTGTTGCTTTTGAAAATGGCGATCGCATTCTCAGCGAAATCTCTCGCAAATTCGATCTTGAAGAGATGACACGTATTCTCGCTAGCCATCAGCTTAACGTTATAGAAACCTTTAGCGATCCGCGGCAGTGGTTTGGCCTATTGCTCTGTCAACGCTGCCGTTGA
- a CDS encoding M48 family metalloprotease, with translation MEKGQLKTVALLSLLSGLLVVIGYALYGGTGALLGLGIAAVTNFGSWFYSDQIALKAYNAQPVTRAQLPEIYSMVERLAAKAEIPMPDVYLVPGEAANAFATGRDPEHAAVAVTQGIVRALSTEELEGVLAHELTHIINRDTLTQAVAATIGGAITFLAQMLQYSMFFGGNRDREGNGANPIALMATIFLAPMAATVIQMGISRTREFAADAGAAQLTGNPRALATALKRLEASAQRMPMNANPAFEPLLIINAVPQQMMRSLFSTHPSTDDRVARLLELEQTQNIKGTPSVGF, from the coding sequence ATGGAAAAAGGTCAGCTTAAAACGGTTGCACTATTAAGCCTATTGTCGGGGTTGCTTGTCGTCATTGGTTACGCGCTCTATGGTGGCACAGGTGCACTCTTGGGTTTGGGTATTGCTGCTGTAACTAACTTTGGCTCGTGGTTCTACTCTGACCAGATTGCGCTAAAAGCCTACAATGCTCAGCCAGTCACCAGAGCGCAGCTGCCTGAAATCTACAGTATGGTCGAACGCCTAGCCGCTAAAGCTGAAATTCCGATGCCCGATGTTTATCTAGTTCCTGGTGAGGCTGCAAATGCCTTTGCCACGGGCCGTGACCCAGAGCATGCGGCGGTTGCTGTTACTCAAGGCATTGTCAGAGCACTGTCTACAGAAGAGTTAGAAGGCGTACTAGCGCATGAGCTAACACATATTATCAATCGGGATACGTTAACTCAGGCGGTGGCTGCAACGATTGGTGGGGCAATCACATTTCTAGCCCAGATGCTTCAGTACAGCATGTTTTTCGGGGGGAATCGCGATCGCGAAGGTAACGGCGCTAACCCAATCGCGCTGATGGCCACTATTTTCCTTGCTCCTATGGCCGCTACTGTTATTCAAATGGGTATCTCCCGCACCCGAGAATTTGCTGCTGACGCTGGCGCTGCCCAGCTTACCGGCAACCCAAGGGCGCTCGCGACCGCTCTAAAGCGCTTAGAAGCTAGCGCCCAACGGATGCCAATGAACGCTAACCCTGCCTTTGAGCCTCTGCTAATTATCAACGCAGTGCCTCAGCAGATGATGCGTAGTCTTTTTTCTACCCATCCTTCCACTGACGATAGAGTGGCTCGCCTACTAGAACTCGAACAGACCCAAAATATTAAAGGAACTCCCTCTGTCGGCTTCTGA